The following DNA comes from Salvia splendens isolate huo1 chromosome 17, SspV2, whole genome shotgun sequence.
CTCATTGGGGGCTATAAAGTGGAGAATGCTCTCTGCGATCTAGGCGCGAGCATCAATCTAATGCCACTATCGGTGTTCAAGCAACTGAACATCGGTACTTTGAAGCCCACCTCAGCCACACTACAGATGGCAGACAGATCTGTCGCAAATCCAGAGGGCATCGTGGAAGACCTACTGATTAAGGTTGGGGAATTTATTTTTCCTGTCGACTTTATGGTCTTGGACATGGAAGAAGACAAGGGAGTCCCCCTACTGCTAGGACGTCCCTTTCTTGCCACTGCTGAGGCAAATATAAACGTGAAAAGGGGAGAGTTGACAATTTTCATGGGAGAAGAAAGTCAAACGTTTTCCCACAAACCGAGAAGCATGGATGGAAGAACTGAGGTGTGCAAGGTGGTGCGTCTGAAGCACCAAGTGACTACTGAAGAAGGAGGATCGAGTGCAGTCAGAAAAGTGAAGCAGAAGGACTTTTATGAGCCTCACATGGAGATGATGGCTTCCACTGACTCGGAGCCATTAGCATGGATCGATGCAGACCATAGTCGCTCTTCACCGGTGCACGCGGTGATCACTACTGAACCCCCTAGGATGGGGGGTAAAATACCAACTACTGTCAAGGGAAGAAAGATAACTGCTCCAACACTGAAGGAGCCTATCCCGAGAGAGCCTGAAAAGTGGTGGCTCACCAAGACTTGGAACGATCTATTTCCTCATGGAGGAGGAGCCAAGCGATCACCTGGAGGCAACTCTGGGATGAAAGGGGATCTCGGTTGATATTTGAAGACGTCGGGCACACGACGATAAAAAGGTGCGCTGCATGGGAGGCAACCCatgtgatgcactatttattagcactaaaaatacctgcaagcatacagggtagatctagtatagctaaaggtcagtaccagatatcgaacatagggaataagattgcaactgactaccatatactaagcgtcatatactatctagagacacggaGTTTTGGGTTTTAGTAAGATTaaactagagaaaaaatatataaaaaacgtatagaataatagtacaaagcaggctaaagaaagtagagttttaggatccaactactacgacctagtgatgattaatctcacagaacctttacctttatgtgtctccaggattattaggaaagtcgcgattttcagataagccctctctcgagtgcacttatctagtagattagactctaactatcaaagtctccttccaatagattagattctaactccttaagttcctaagactcaagccctcacaaagggtcccctctctcgagtgcagataaacctatgtgttgtactcgttccttttaccacgtaaaactagctatctctcgattaatctagttagacggacatagttctaaagttggccagacaaaagaacaataaaagcacaagaacaagcaaaataatcacaagagctagaaaaaggttcagttcaataaatcaaaacatattcataatagttttcaccaaaaaaactacaaatgatgtttaactattcatagacaagtagtaaaaacaaaaataaaagtataagacatgaaagaaattgataaaacccaaggttgaatcttcaatcttcagtcttctcttgcctggatctgcagagctccgctccaatggaagatggatgaattatgtatggaagatggaatggaagaatgtgtagaggagggaggattggaggctctgagatagagattatgaattaggtttgaGTATTTATAGGCGGAGAAAggtttatttttaatgattttcgtgccctacaagaaataggagagatttggcttcacaatataataatttcttttcttccgtgaatttccgcctaatttccgccagattttgactgcactgcgcgatgtttgtaaaatggccataactttctccacagaactccgatttagatatttaaggtatccacgcgaaggtcttttgaagacgaagagaatggtatCTAGTAgccactgattggacttcaaaatcgcttccagaatgggctcgaacagaggctgctgcactttggcctttttttcacctttttctatcatttatcaacaaacacgtcaaaaataccaaatgtataacatatgcaatttaagaacataatttgcatgattgacatttaaaataaGTCAAATCTAGTTCTTAAAAACATgtaaaatctgtgtttgtcaccATGAAAGGtatcttttattgttttatgtatttcttttagtgtgtttgcTCAGTAGGCATCACCTCTCCACCAATGTTTCAAACTTATTTCTTTGCGtagctttgaataagtttggggggggtGATATGGTGGATGGTGAACCTATGAGCATGTTTATTGTTTTCATGTTATTTTTgggtagttttaaaatttttgcttAGGATTTTAATTGACTTGGATGAAACTGAATGGGGTCGGAGcaatttgaattgaattcaaGCATGTTTGTTGGATGAGTTGCTAATGATGCTTTATGTtaaaatgtttgtgaaaactTGTTGATATGACCAAGCATGCTTGTATGTCCTTATTGTGATTTGCCTAAAGTGAATTGCTCGTTGCATTGTCCTTTGCCATAACCCTGTGAGACTTGAGcctatatatttctaaatgtgtgaTTATCGTCATTgtgttatatgtttctagaacttgctcgcgatcttccttgagtctacatagtgagTATAGATTTAGGAagtgacgttaggccatccgtTCTAGCCTTGTTTTTACTTTCaccctaaaataaaaatcataatccTTTGTTagccatatttgagcctaatagCCTTTTTCTTTGATAACTTGGGGTTGTATATATGCTTGAAAataattttgggggaaaagaaCACTTTTGGATGATAAGAAGAATTTAAAGATGAAGTATTGAGTTGAATATCGTTGGAAAAGTGGATGTATGCTTTTAGTTGTGAAAAAAAAGAgttgtaaaaaaagaagaagaataattTGGTGGTATAAGCTAGGCGAAGCCTAGAGggggtataagctagacgaagtctagaAATGCGTAAGAAACCAAGTTTGTGGGAGAATTGGTAGATGAGAAGAGTCTATAAAGACTACTAAGGAGTTGAGTTGTTTAAAGAACGAAGTTATTATAGTTTCGAAAGGGATTATAAGTCACTTTGGCCAAATTTTCCTCACCTAACCAaaaagcctacattacaacctacAAATAAGACCTGCCAGATCCTTGATTTATAGTCACAAAATAGTAGAGGAGAGGTTAGatttcgagcaagcctatggtaaactatgcatgattgattgatttgagagCTTGTATTttacctatacactttgagagtgggaGAATTACACTACATATCTATCTTGTGAGGGCAAATTGACAAGGTTGCGTACGTGTTAGTAACTTCAAACAATGATCAGTTGGTTTACATGTGTGTGAAGTTATTGATGCATGCTATTGTTTATTAACTGAGGCAATGATGAGATCCAACTTATGTGTACGAGtttatatttgattgttgtctgcttcttgtttgaggacaaacaagtgattaagtttgggggagttgataaactcgtattttaactgttttattgggcattaaacgtgatgataattggtgtttaaatgcatattacttgagtttacgtccatatttcactataaaggtgctttgatgagtttatccagtgtttgaagttaaaataggtaaaaaggaGTCTAAATGAGCCAAGCTGTgactggggtctgcttcaaacgttaatctgcctatcaatatggggtccaaatcctattttgagaacaccattgtcttcatcatcgaaagagcttcacgtgggtacctcacacgccccaatcggagttcggatgagagagatatgaccgatctacgaaagccgcgcggaCGGCCGGgagctacccggccgggtggccaattttgttcataaagagtccagagacttctacccgaccgggtggattttatgtgcaataattccacccggccgggtccgtctgaCTGACGATTTTTAGCCCAGAATCGATTTTTCtgaggaaaataaaaaagagaaaggcTAGGGCAACGAAAATTCATTCTCTCCAAGCCgcaaaaacacacactctctctctaggaagcactcttggaagaagattggagattcaagcttcaattcctcCGCCAATGTAATCTGTATCATGGTTTcccttgtttttcttagtttctttttgttatctaccttgaacatgagtaactaaaccttttatgtagaattcttggtgaagatgcattgattcatagttttaatccaattaatttcgtttttatcttgctcttgtaattgtttgaattattcttgtgttttttcctatcaattgcttgatcaccaattgggagtgttaggatttcttagagtaatcgggagatgaaatatttaatcttgaaagaagaataattcacaccttaattcaataaaactctctaagttgttcttttaccacacccaccttagtagtcagggggagagtgatccagGTAGTTCACcagactatctaagttgggttgtgccactTCCAAACTCTTCGATTGAGGATCCAACAGAACCAGTTGTTATTGCCGCCGAGCAAGTCTCACCACAAGAGTCATCTCATCCGCCGTCCCCGGATCGTCCTTCgatgatatccgaggtaattcctgaaCCCGATCCTAGTGAGAATACAGTTTCTCCTAACCCCTTGAGTCCAGATTTCCCCGAAGAAGATAATACGATTGACAGTGATACTGGGGGGTATGTTCTCCCTCATTGGACTACAAGAGGAATACCACCAAAGAGATACTCCCCTGAGAAGATTGGGAAGAAGAGCCGTTATGGAGTAGCAAATTTTGTGCAAGGGAATTTGGCTAAAATGGCACGAGCTTTCGAAGCCGCACTGtatgaggaagaggaaattCCACAATCGGCAGAGGAAGCAATGAAACATAAACATTGGAGGGATGCTATGCTTACTGAAATGAGGGCACTAATAAGGAACAATACATGGGTGAAAGGCAAGTTGCCTGAAGGAGTAAGGACAGTCgggtgtagatgggtgttcactatAAAACATAGACCAGATGGCACGGTGGAAaggtacaaggccagacttGTGGCTAAAGGGTACACTCAAACCTATGGAATCGATTATGATGAAACATTTTCACCTGTGACGAAAATTAATACTGTGAGGGTCTTGTTCTCAATCGCCGCCAACAAGGATTGGCCACTTCACCAATTCGACGTGACTAATGCCTTCTTGCACGGGGAGCTACCAAAACCAGTCTTCATGGAACCCCCACCAGGCTTTGCTAGTGAGTTCCAAGATGGAGAGGTGTGCCAACTGAAAAAGACATTATACGGGCTCAAGCAGTCTCCAACGGCATGGTTCGGGAGATTCACGgaggtgatgaagaagtatggataTAAGCAGAGTAATTCTGATCACACATTGTTCATTAAGAAGAAAGGAGGTAAAATTACGTGTCTAATCatgtatgtagatgacatgattatcactggaGATGATACAGAAGAAATGATCGAGCTAAGGAAGAACTTGTTCAAtgaattcgagatgaaggatctaggactCCTTAAATACTTCCTGGGGATAGAAGTGCTAAGATCGAAGAAGGGGATCTTCATAAATCAGAGAAAGTACGTCCTCGACCTATTGGCAGAAGTGGGAATGGTGGACTGTAAACCCGCGGACACTCCAATGGTCCAAAATCATGGGTTACAAATGAAGGAAAACGCAAGACTTGccgacagggggagatatcagaggTTGGTTGGAAAATTGATTTATCTATCAcacactaggccagatattgctTATGTTGTGGGAGTTgtaagtcagtttatgcatgcaccacaagAAGAGCACTGGGATGCAGCATTAAGAATCGTCCGATACTTAAAGGGGACGACAGATCATGGACTTCTGTTTGAAAAACACGGGAACTTGGAGATACATGGGTTTACTGATGCggattgggcaggaaatccgAATGATAGGAAGTCAACCGCAGGATACTTCACCTTTATTGGAGGTAATCTtgtgacatggagaagtaagaaacagaaggtggtaGCACTCTCTAGCGCGGAGGCAGAGTTTCGCGGAATCAAAAGTGGATTGAGCGAACTACTATGGCTAAGGAGGATTATGAAAGAATTGGGCCTAGACTCATCGAAGACCTGCAAATTGTTTTGCGATAACAAGGCAGCCATCAGCATTTCTGAGAACCCGGTTCAGcatgatcgaaccaaacatgttgaagttgacagacacttcataaaggagaacATTGAAGCAAAGATAGTGGAGATGCCATTTGTCAAGTCCGAAGATCAGTTGGCGGACATCCTTACAAAGGCAGTGAACTCGAAACTATTTCGGGAAGTATTGTGCAAGTTGAGCATCGGTAACCCCGTCGCTTAACTTGATGGGGAGTGTTGGAGAAGATTGCACCGAATCAGGGAAAAGATATACGAGAATCAATCTTTACCAAGTGTAGGAGATTTGGAATCAatgtaattatgttaattaGGTTTACCATATAGATGAGTCCTTAGCCCTATATATTGACGCTATGTGTATAATGTAAATTCATTCAGAAATAATATATCGATTCTACCGATACTTTAACAAACACAAAACAGACATAGATCAGCAGCCCCGCCGGCACAAACGTCACGAGCGGCACCACAGCGGCGTAGGCGTGTCTGCCGCCGCATCCGAGCACCCCGAGCTTGATCTGCACGACGTTGACCAGCGTCAGCATCAAGAAGACCGATCCGGTGACCGACCCGGCCGCGGACACGACGTACCCGACCCGGAGTGCGGGCTTGTTGACCCGGGCGAGATAGAAGTCCCAGAAATGGCGATGCTCACCGTTGTGGCGGTGGGCCCCGGGTCGACGAGGCTGTTTGACATGTGCATATCTATACGAAGATCCCGgtatctttattaattagttcATTAGCGATTtgtcatatcttttccatatatatatggatattgttattcatttttgatcaatcaagaaatatcaattattcttttattttgatattcttttattttattttattttcacgaAGATTctcatatctttattaattagttaattagcgATTTATCACCTCTTTTCCATGTATATTTAAGATATTTTCTTGTtcgtatccactattataaatagtggataTTGTTACTCATTTTGATCAATTTCAATTCCATATTGTTTTGGAGCTGATCCCACGGAAAGCCCGTGACGTCAACCTTTATCCTTCCGTCGTCGACCGCTCGTCGTCGCCGGAATCTTGTTAATGGAGTGCACCCTTAACACTGTTGCTCGGGTCGGTCGGGTTCCAGGCCAGCCCGATGAAGACGGCGAGGGTGAAGAGGGAGTTGACGTTCACGATGCCGTCGAGGGCCGAGATGTGGATGCTGGTGGCCGACTTTTTGCCGTCGGAGATTGGGATTTTGGGTGTGTGTTTTTTTACTGTGTGTGGTGTCACTGTGTGAGTTTTTGTGGCGGAGATGGGGTGGGTTTTGGGGGTTAAGAAAAGGTAAAGATGAGTGATGGGTTGGATATTGCTTTTTTTGGTTTTCCGACAATGAGATGCGGGATGGTGGGGCCTACAGTGTGGGGAAAGGGAAATGGACTGAGTGGTATTTAAGTGGGCTTTGGGCTTTGGGCTTCTTCATTCAAATTTGTTAGCCCATACCATTGGTTTTATTTTGGATGAGAAGTTGGAAATGTTATTGATTAAAAATCCAATTGAATTAAATATAATAGGCGATGGTATGGTATGTGATTCGTCCATTCTAAATCAAATGGTTACGGGGTTGATTATTATCTTTGTGTATGaagcaatttaaaatttttggacCAATTGTCCACTCTATAAGGTGCCTACAAATTAACATATAGAATAGTTACTGGATCCGTCGATTGATATTCTTGTTctaacaacaaaaaatattaaaaatgcaATTGAAGTTTATAATACGTTTCTTTTTGTGTAATTAGTTGGAGTTTGAGTTATCATACTTATAGAGTATTACGTGAACACCGACATGCACATAAAATTAAAGAGGGGCTTGGACCGGGTTTTCAATATTATGTGTGAGTTAATATGATCATAAGACTTCTACATATGAAAACAGAATTCATCATGTACTTGAGCACGAGAAAGAATAAAGAGAAAACGGCCACAGAAGCAAAAGGGCAATTGATTCTTGCGTAGCTtgttagtagtatttaattttggATATTAGGAAATCTAACAGAGTAGCTTGTTATCTATTTTTGGATATTAGGAAATTTAATAGGGTAATTTtgttagtagtatttaattttggATATTAGGAAATCTAACAGAGTAGCTTGTTATCTATTTTTTGATATTGGGAAATTTAATAGGGTAATTTGCCTGTAAATTCCTAAACTTGCATCAAATTATGGTTTTACATAACATATAAATTATCAAACtattgatttattttgattttccaGTTAAGCTTTAGATTCGTTTTGATTTTGCCACCTATTTTGACAATACATTATTCGATGAATTACTTATATAAAACTATCGGACATCAATCGAAACGAAATCACATTTTAAGAAGGGAAACATCATCATATGATgctaaattaaataattctattaGTTGAATTGTGGTTTATATAAAGTCAAATTAGGGCCAAAATCTTTATTGGTCGCAAAATCAGAACAATTTAATAGTTTACAGGATAGATTTTTAAAATGGTATGCAAAATCATTCTCCGTCAAAAGTTTCTGAATTtacatgcaaatatcccaaactAATAATGTATGTTTACATAATTTGATACTACGTCTTGTGACGTTCATGACAAACCATAGACCTCTACAAGCACAATGAACTAAGtccaatttttatttgaaatcaaGTTAAATCTATAAAGTCCACTTATGATAAGATTTAAGGTAAATTCTACAACGGAAACCTCAATGATAATTTGGGTGTAAAAATTGCAATTTGAAATGAAGCAATTATCAATCAATATTATTAATCATAATGCTAACTCATGTATCATATCTAACCCCTCTCACCaacaaataaagtaaaaggaGGGTCTATGCTAGTAAAAATAATGAAGCTAGTTAATGGCATGATTTTTCATTATGTGATTCAAATTAGGGACTTAGTTTTGAAGCTAGTTAATGGCATGATTTTTCATTATGTGATTCAAATTAGGGACTTAGTTTTGATACCTAATAGAACATTGCAACCCATTtctccaaaataaaaattgtgTTATAATTCACCTAACTAAATGTAATTATTGGAGCCGAAATTGAAGGAGGTGATATttgatcatgttctcccaatTCGAGATAACGATGGTTTAATATATGCTATGTTGTAGTCCAATGATTGtgaataactttttttttaattatggttCACAAGAAAATGTTACATTAAGACATATTAATTGTTGTTAGCGTTAACAGTATTTGCAGTGCGGTAGTTTTTGTTGACGATGAATGTCAGATAATGAATGCAAGCGAACTCTAGCTTTTCGATAAGTAATGGACTCATAAATCTTACATTTATGTCCTTGAAAATATTAACCTTAATTTGCAATTAATCTAGAAAAAATCATATACATTTTTCTGATGTTATCATAATCAATAATCAATAGATATAATTACCCTAAACTCAATTTTATGTGAAAAAGGATCTATTATTACTCCATTGTCAGCACAAAAGCTATGACCGTCTCTTCAATCTTAAAAAATGGAAAGAACAGATAAAAACGACACTGTTTTAGTTTTTATAATCTTAATTTGTAAAATTTAGTTATGTGTCTAATTAATATTTACAATAagctttattttctttcaatcTTTATTTCTATTGATTCAGCCCTCTCCCCATAatcaattttacatttaatTGGTCATTTACTAGGAAAATACAAATCCACGTAAAGAAgagatattaaaaattaaaataacgtAACAAAAGGGGGGCTATACTTCTATGAATTACTTACATCATAATATTTCATGAATTAATCTATAACTAATACGCAAACGATAAATATATTTGTGAAAATAAATACAGCACAAAGAAGTCCGAGAATCGTCCCTAGCGTGCCACGTGGAGTAGCTAGCCGGACAAATGTCTTGAAGCCAATACTGACACCCACTGTTTAGTTGCATGCCCCTAGAAACACTAAAGTCAATGGAATATTATTGGATTCGTGTGTAGCTACAAATCTTAATACACCTACATATACTTTTCCTTTTCGTTTCTATCATAAGAGTATCTGTAACGCAAGGGGCCGGACCGCCCGTCCCGAGCGTTGCACGGAGGAGAGTCACGGCACAGGCCCGTCCCgaggccgcgttcccggcctggaACGGCATTGCACGGTAACGGGTCGCAACTGTACAGTCCCGGCCCAGCATTACACGCTCCTCGGGCCTGGCcgcaaccaatttttttttttaaaatttgaaaatttttctataaatactactccattttcatacacattcaacttcatattcaacttcaaatctcttcctagaacaacacactcgcctccaagccgatctaatcgaagaaatttggactcgcaccaaTGTTTTCCAGAATTGAcgttatatttttatgtattttattttcagttttaaaatatatatgttgtaattttgcagtattcgatgaaattaaattttccgttTTATAAATTTccagcgttttttattttacgagttaaataggttggagttgtgaatagtgtcatttattagttgcggcccgggccgcaacctgcagggttacagcagttggagCCTGGGCCgtaactgtagaggaatgatgacgtggaggggacttgcgACCGGAAATGGGGATGGGGTTAATGATGCcataatcatattttatttcattgaaAAATATTCTCTcacataataatatataaataaagttgtatatattttctattttcaattaacatataaaatagtactaatattttctaaatttccTTATCATTATTATTCAAGTGTAACCTCTACTTCCCCTGTTTCATAATAATGGAGACATTTTTTTTTACACAGatattaagaaaattgtgttatttgaa
Coding sequences within:
- the LOC121774555 gene encoding uncharacterized protein LOC121774555 encodes the protein MSVFTPHHPASHCRKTKKSNIQPITHLYLFLTPKTHPISATKTHTVTPHTVKKHTPKIPISDGKKSATSIHISALDGIVNVNSLFTLAVFIGLAWNPTDPSNSIPGSSYRYAHVKQPRRPGAHRHNGEHRHFWDFYLARVNKPALRVGYVVSAAGSVTGSVFLMLTLVNVVQIKLGVLGCGGRHAYAAVVPLVTFVPAGLLIYVCFVFVKVSVESIYYF